A window of Cryptomeria japonica chromosome 3, Sugi_1.0, whole genome shotgun sequence contains these coding sequences:
- the LOC131030997 gene encoding F-box/kelch-repeat protein At1g55270-like — protein sequence MYKFGVNIQLAVIAMGSLFPGLPDEIGWECLLRVKLNSHHNLRCVCKSWNAALKSPHFYQQRKRLNISEQWICMLLKIDDICNRVAVYDLEKNSFKFLPPIPAEIKNTFHCHFVKQKLVLIPDFFLDTARSYVWLYDFACLKWRQGAKMPKWLNGFASAADEHGGLIYIGGGFAQGCIFRRLSRSAFVYNVEEDKWDVLPNMNTSMESSIRGVFADGKFYVMGYSGYGTFDVFDSYTRSWKTMENRFNSWCYVCVSGRFYCLSGRGLIEYDYTQDELHSLGPILTQDWARSIDWARSIDFAVVVSNKIFVSKRNIIQGQHYWMIEPPSERGGTFKLINTLGPSELQGSTIHVATLDL from the coding sequence ATGTACAAATTTGGAGTTAACATACAACTTGCTGTAATTGCAATGGGATCTCTTTTTCCTGGTCTTCCAGATGAAATTGGGTGGGAATGTCTGCTGAGAGTGAAGCTGAACTCTCATCACAATCTCAGGTGTGTCTGCAAAAGCTGGAACGCCGCTTTGAAAAGCCCCCACTTTTATCAACAAAGAAAAAGATTGAATATTTCCGAGCAATGGATTTGTATGCTGCTGAAAATAGATGACATTTGCAACAGAGTAGCGGTTTACGACCTGGAGAAGAACTCCTTTAAATTTCTACCGCCCATTCCGGCAGAAATTAAGAACACCTTTCACTGCCATTTTGTGAAACAAAAACTGGTTTTGATCCCGGATTTTTTTCTCGACACTGCAAGAAGTTATGTGTGGTTGTACGATTTTGCTTGTTTGAAATGGCGACAGGGTGCGAAAATGCCAAAATGGTTGAATGGATTTGCCTCCGCAGCAGATGAACACGGGGGACTGATTTATATTGGTGGAGGGTTTGCACAGGGTTGCATTTTCCGTAGGCTGTCCCGTAGCGCTTTTGTTTACAACGTGGAGGAGGACAAATGGGATGTTCTCCCCAACATGAATACCTCAATGGAGTCCTCCATTAGAGGTGTTTTTGCTGACGGCAAGTTTTATGTAATGGGATATTCTGGGTATGGCACCTTTGACGTTTTTGATTCCTACACGAGAAGCTGGAAAACTATGGAGAACAGATTCAACAGTTGGTGTTATGTATGTGTATCTGGGCGCTTTTATTGTTTGTCTGGTAGGGGATTGATTGAATATGACTATACCCAAGATGAGCTCCACTCTCTAGGGCCTATTCTCACGCAAGATTGGGCCCGATCTATTGATTGGGCTCGATCTATTGACTTCGCTGTAGTGGTTAGCAATAAAATCTTTGTGAGCAAACGGAATATCATTCAAGGTCAACATTACTGGATGATCGAACCTCCAAGTGAGAGAGGAGGAACATTCAAGTTGATTAACACTTTGGGACCATCGGAGCTCCAGGGTTCTACTATACATGTTGCTACCCTGGATCTTTGA